From the Verrucomicrobiota bacterium genome, one window contains:
- a CDS encoding tripartite tricarboxylate transporter permease, with product MLSDLIQIHVLLPWLLGMLFGIFVGATPGLTATMAVALIVPVSFYMPDPNTGLAMIIGVSFTAIFAGDIPATYLRIPGTPASAAATLDGHQLAKQGKGKFALLIDLFCSSLGGLVGVGLLILIAPQLARFALRFSNFEYFWLAIFGLSMSAVVSAGNTRRGLLAAIFGMLLATVGLDVVSGAQRFTFGNPDLMGGLGFIPVMIGLFGVSEVIRSVLAGFKKEEAPTETSEQDNSPIEALKAIWKHKLTVVKSSISGTVIGALPGAGADIAAWAAYGLEQRTSKEGANFGKGEIAGVIAPTSANNAAVSGAWIPALVFGIPGDAVTAIVLGALMMYEIKPGPLIFQQNPEQVHSIFLIALLTQFLLIPCGYLGIKTFGWLLRLPRSMIMVAVLVFSVVGSFSLRNSIFDVYVMAAFGLVGYFLEAKRVPLAPLILGLILGPMVEENFRTGLIKTEGSLLPFLNRPICAVLILLLLLAFLGPSLYRIMRPNYSK from the coding sequence ATGCTTTCCGACCTCATTCAAATCCACGTTTTGCTTCCCTGGCTATTGGGGATGCTGTTTGGGATTTTTGTGGGAGCTACTCCGGGATTAACTGCGACTATGGCCGTAGCGCTCATTGTTCCGGTTAGTTTTTATATGCCCGATCCCAATACGGGCCTGGCAATGATCATTGGCGTCAGCTTCACCGCCATTTTTGCTGGAGACATCCCGGCAACCTACCTGCGCATTCCCGGGACACCCGCTTCCGCAGCTGCCACATTGGACGGCCATCAACTGGCAAAACAGGGAAAAGGAAAGTTCGCCCTGTTAATTGATTTATTTTGCTCCAGCCTGGGTGGACTGGTCGGTGTAGGCTTACTAATATTGATTGCGCCGCAGCTCGCGCGATTCGCCTTACGTTTTTCCAACTTCGAGTATTTCTGGTTAGCCATTTTCGGATTGAGCATGAGCGCGGTGGTAAGTGCGGGTAATACACGCCGTGGATTATTAGCTGCCATATTTGGAATGTTACTCGCAACCGTAGGCCTCGATGTCGTAAGTGGGGCTCAGCGTTTCACGTTTGGCAATCCAGACCTCATGGGTGGCCTGGGATTCATTCCGGTGATGATCGGTTTGTTTGGCGTATCCGAAGTAATTCGGAGCGTGCTGGCGGGTTTTAAGAAAGAAGAAGCCCCTACGGAAACTTCCGAACAAGACAATTCACCCATTGAAGCGCTCAAGGCTATCTGGAAACACAAACTCACGGTCGTTAAGTCTTCAATCTCAGGAACAGTTATAGGAGCACTTCCCGGAGCTGGTGCCGATATTGCTGCCTGGGCAGCTTATGGCCTGGAGCAACGAACTTCCAAAGAGGGTGCAAATTTCGGGAAAGGCGAAATTGCCGGAGTGATCGCACCGACCAGCGCGAACAACGCTGCGGTAAGTGGGGCATGGATCCCCGCGCTCGTTTTTGGAATTCCTGGCGATGCCGTCACGGCGATCGTGCTGGGTGCATTGATGATGTACGAAATAAAACCGGGGCCACTGATATTCCAACAAAATCCAGAACAGGTTCACTCTATTTTTCTTATCGCCCTGCTAACCCAGTTTCTACTCATCCCCTGTGGCTACCTTGGAATCAAAACCTTTGGGTGGCTCCTTCGCCTCCCCCGGAGCATGATCATGGTAGCAGTTCTTGTTTTCTCTGTAGTCGGCTCTTTTTCGCTGCGTAATAGTATTTTTGATGTTTATGTCATGGCAGCCTTTGGACTTGTAGGTTATTTCCTGGAGGCCAAACGGGTTCCACTGGCACCTCTGATCCTCGGACTGATTCTTGGTCCTATGGTCGAAGAGAACTTTCGGACGGGTCTTATCAAAACAGAAGGCAGCCTCTTGCCCTTCTTAAACCGCCCGATATGCGCTGTACTGATATTGCTCCTCCTTCTAGCCTTTTTGGGTCCCTCGCTCTACCGAATCATGCGACCCAATTATTCGAAATAG